In Etheostoma cragini isolate CJK2018 chromosome 19, CSU_Ecrag_1.0, whole genome shotgun sequence, the genomic window TTAATGGAGCGCTACGAGTCCCTGGGGCTGGTCGGGGAGGGCAGTTACGGCACGGTGCTGAAGTGCCGTCACCGAGACTCCGGCCGCCTCGTCGCCATCAAGAAGTTCGTGGACTCGGACAGCGACCGGACGGTGAAGAAGATCGCCCTGAGGGAGATCCAGCTGCTGAGGGTAACCATGGGTCGCCGAGCAGCTGTCAATCACACGACAAACGCACAACAACGAGAGGCACACTGTTGACATGAGAGGGAACACTGGGGACGAGACGAGAGTTTCTTTAGATAGTGTAGTCtgacatttccaaaatgttacaaaatgaagaaaaaaaacaaaaatgtggggaaaaaagggacaacattttgaaaaattctggggaaaaaacaacataatattttgaagaaatggacaaaaacgtgggaaaaaagcaataaaaacgttaaaaaactACCAAAATTTTGGTCAAAAACGTGGGGAAAGAAATGAccaaattgttggaaaaaagggacaaaaatttggggaaaaacaacacaattatttgaagaaatggacaaaaaacttggggaaaaaaacaataaaaacattaaaaaaccaCAAAGATTTTGgggcaaaaacataaaaaacgtGGGGATAAGAACAACAACATTGTTGGAAAAGGGATAAAAACATGgggaataaataataaaattgtttCTATTGATTTCTACCCATCAAGCAACTGCGCCACGACAACCTGGTGAACCTCCTGGAAGTGTGGAAGCGGCGCCGCCGCTGGTATCTGGTGTTTGAGTTCGTGGACCGGACCCTGCTGGAGGATCTGGAGCAGAACCCGAGCGGTCTGGACCTGAACGCCAGCCGGCGGTACCTGTTCCAGATCCTGAGGGCCGCAGCCTTCTGCCACCAGCAGCAGGTGAGGACCAGCACAGTCACAGGAACCCTTTAATGGGACTCACAACatgtaaagtgtgtgtctgtgtgtgtgtgtatctacactcaccggccactttattaggtacacctgtccaactgctcgttaacacttaatttctaagcagccaatcNNNNNNNNNNNNNNNNNNNNNNNNNNNNNNNNNNNNNNNNNNNNNNNNNNNNNNNNNNNNNNNNNNNNNNNNNNNNNNNNNNNNNNNNNNNNNNNNNNNNGTCTCCAGATGGATCCAGAAAGACGAGCTCAGTGTTCAGAACTCCTGGAACATCCTCTGTTCACACAAGACTCTTTTCACATCAGGTATACAGTATCTGTGTTGTCAAGTTCAACAAGCAGTTTTTGCCCTTAGAGTAGGCTGCTACACCTTGAAATGTGTGTTAGCCAGATCAGTTGTGATAAGGTGACAAACCACCAACATATTGATTGTGTGGTAGCCTCCAAATTTAAGTCATCTTTCTCTGTATCTACACAGATTTTTGGACGAGCTGAATGCCAAGATCCAAAAGGACCACAGAGACAACTCTACCCTTCCCAAAATAAGCAAAACCCCAAGACGAGAAAGGAATGAAGGCGATGACAAGAACCACAGGAGCAAGGACAAGAAACCAGTTGTGAATGATAAAGTCAACAAGGAAAGGGAGACGAAGGAGGATGAGAAGATGGGGAAATCCAAAAGAAAGCAACAATCGAAGCTCTCTAAAACTGTTCCTTTCACCCCAGAACGTTTGATGTCCAAACAATCCAAAACATTCAGTGACAATGCAGCAAAAACAACCCTCGCCATGAAAAGTAAACCGGGAAAAGCCACTGTTGTGGATCTGAGAAAGGAACGTGAGACTCCCAAATCAACTAAAACCcgtaatttagattttttggaGACAACCACGACTGCAACCCATCTGAAGGACAATAACACAGTCGTCCCTAAACCTCaacaagagacaagggaagaCCATTTGAAAACTACAGACACACGAGATGGAGAGTCCACTGGTTTGAATTCTAGTTGTTCTGACGGTATTGTGCCAAATGTAACTGAGAAAAGTCTGAGGGAGATCTGGAGATCGTCTAAATCGGAGCCAAGTCAAGAGTTTGGGAAGACCAACTCAAACACAAAAGTGCCCAACTTGTCTAAACGCTCAACCACTGACCATCCAAATGGGACTTCATCTTCAAAAGGCACTTTGAATTCAACCCTTGATCGTACAGACACCCGCTTAACACAGAAAATGGGAAAGTCTTCCACTATAGAATACCCTGAAGGCTCTTTAACAGTTGCAGCTTCTAAAATCGCAAACTGTGACCAAGTAGAGACAAGCTTGACACTTAAAGCGCCTCAACAGTCAAGCAATGACCATATTGAAGTTGCTACCCCAACTACCCCTTCTGTCACCAAGCCATGCGAGACATTGAGGACTTTAGAGCATCAGGGCAATCGTTCAATGGACACAGAGCAAAAAAAGACCTCTGAATGTCCAAAAGACTTAACCTCAAGTCCTAAGCCagccaaaaacaacacatctttGTTTACTAGCCCCTTAAAGAGTCTTTCAAGACAGTCATCCGCAATTTCCATAGAAGCCGGTCATGTCATCAGCACTACAACGCCACCTAAAGGATCCTTAAATTTAAAGTTCAAAACTAGCTTGTCTTCAGATCCCGAACCCAAAAATGACACCACATGTCCTTCAAGAGGCTTTGCAACAGACAGGAAACCTACAGAAGTATCGATCGCATCCAAAAATCAGCAGGACATCAACGAGGGTCACGGATGCTTGAAGATTAGCTCAGCTGCAAACCGCATTGATGTATCTGATGCTTCGGGTGGAGAATACACGGAGAATCCTGAATCTACCGAGCTCTGCGGGATCCATCAGCGGAGCACTTCTGAATCCAAGATCAGCACAGAATCCAGAATAACCCCAACCTCCATGCCGAATGAAATCCCTAAAACCAGCACGTCAGTTGGAACCAActttcagaaaacacagaaagccTCAGATAAAGAGAACAGAGAAGATTTAGCACTTTCTGTGTGCGTCAGTGCAACCACCAAATCTTTGGTAAGTCAAATCTCAGAGGTTCCCAGAAGCTCAAGTTTTGAGCAAAAGAACAGCTCTGAATCAGATGTCAAGTCCCTGAAACCCCCTCACTTCAAAACGTTGATCGTAGAACCTAAAACAAGGCTTGGGTCCTTTGGCAACAAGTCCACCGCAACAATGACCCTAAGGACTAAGAAAACTACATTTCCTACAGAGGCCAGAAGGAGAAGAGACAATGCAGACATGTACGACTCAACTAATACATCTACTATCGCAGATGCAACTTCATCCGCCCACACGGCGACTCCAGACCACCAAGCCTTGACAAGAAGCTTAGTCTTCTTTCCCAGCATGGACGCTGCAGACGCAGATGAATCTGATTTCAGTGCAGCCCATTCATCTCCACCGCCGCCTCCTCCACCTTCCTCCACACCTGTCATTCCCTCTTATTCTGTCGTCTGCCCAGCCGCCAGCAATCGGCTTTCGGGTTTTCATCCTGGGACCCACAGCGTTAGGTACTGAACTTCTCACACATAAAGGTCAATAAAGGActtcacaaaaatgtcaagctACGTAGGACAGTTATCCTATTGCCCATTCTAGGCTGGGAAACTGCAAATCTATTAAAATCTGACAAGTGGCGTACTGAAGTTCTCCCGCATCACAATGATGTGGTGTAGCAGTGGTGACCTAAAGGTTAAAGAGGCAGGCTTGGGACCAGGATGTCGCCGGTtctataaaaatataaatataaattatggATGGGCAAAGTGGAAGAGCAGTGCTTGTCCCTCCTTCATTACCACCActaaggtgcccttgagcatgGTCGTTACCCCAACCGGTCCAGTGGAGCTTCTCAGTGGCAGCAGATCCGATAAatgaaggtttaaaaaaaagatttttagttttgattggatggatggatggaagaatggatggttggttggatgattgagtggatggatggattgaagaatgatggatggatggaaggaagaatggatgattggatggatggaaggaaggaagaacgGATGGTTGGTTTGATGAttgagtggatggatggattgaagaatgatggatggatggaaggaagaatggatggatgaatcaTTTAGtaaatttcaatattttgggACCCAACCATGCACGTAAAAATAGTCCTCAACTCTTCCTAAATATGTTTCATTTGCTTAGGTTCCCTTCATGTTCCGGTCCAGCTTTAGACCccaaaactacaacaacaaatgtGTCTTATTGTGTTCACCACAGGTGTGTGGACAAGCCGCGGCCTCACGGCGGCATCTATAGTCGACCGTCCAATCACATCACAGGATCACTCCCTGCACAGGTAACGCAGTGCGCTTTCTTCCACTTGTTTTACATCACAATGAAAGTGGATCTCCTCTTTCCAACGTtactactctctctctctctctcttcagaaTCTGGTCTGCGAGCGCTCTTTCCTGTGCGATCgctgtaaccatggcaacagcgGTGGCACCCCAGAGACCAGAAAGAAGTCAGACCCCCATTTCCCAGATCTAAGAAGCTCAGTGCTGCCAGAGCTCAGAGGAAGAGAaggtacgcacacacacattaccatAATACCTTTAATTTAGCAAAGCCATTCATTTTGCAGACTCTGTCTGGGCCAATCAGAACGTTGATCCCTTATAGTCCAGATTTCTTCAAGATTTACGTATATTTGCAGGATTGTCTGAGACTCCACAACCCGCAGGACAACAAATACATATTCAACAATCCTTCAAGCCAATCaaggtgtttttgaaaaaggggtttttaacttttgcacacccaaaaaaacaccaaaatgaaACTTTTCTGGTCTTTAGCTCCGAAGCGATGACGGCATAGTTTTCTTATATTTTCGCATAAGTCCATTCAGTTGTATTTTAGATAATATGACCAAGACTTGACCAACAGGAAACACATTTCCTCACTTTATTTCACTGTTtgcacattaaaatatattccCCCCAATCTAAAATATGCTGAAAAAGTGTCCAATTCATTTCATAAATATATGCAGTAAGCTGCAACAtcataaatatgtgtttttcagGTAAAGAAGTTATAAATTGTTGTAGATTTTGTGAAAGGATGTAATTGTTTCTGGTTAGTTGCTAAAAACTgtgaataaagtcataatttgtctgatgtttttttaggcaaacacaacaaaggcgcTTCCAAGGATCAGAGGACAGACAAACCGTCTCCTCCGTCTCCATCGGACACAGAAAGACCGCGACAAGCGTCCCTTCAGGTTTTACCTTAATGTCGAAAAATCACCCGGGTCCCTCTAAAGTCCCGGTAGTCTAACCTCAACCCGTTCTCATCCTGAACTCGTATAATACGGACGCTTGGCCGGTGTCCCTCAGNNNNNNNNNNNNNNNNNNNNNNNNNNNNNNNNNNNNNNNNNNNNNNNNNNNNNNNNNNNNNNNNNNNNNNNNNNNNNNNNNNNNNNNNNNNNNNNNNNNNTCCACCAGTGTGATGTCACCTCCAccagtgtgatgtcatctcCACCAGTGTGATGTCATCTAATCAACTCCACCATCTAATCTTCTCCAccagtgtgatgtcatctccaccagtgtgatgtcatctctaCCAATGCGATGTCATCTTATCATCTCCACCAGTGTGATGTCACCTCCACCAGTGTGATGTCATCTTATCACCTCCACCAGTGTGATGTCCTCTAAGAAGGACAGTTTGGACATCtcactctttgtttttgtttttgcagataTGATCTATAAGTTGTCTCCTGCTTGTTTCGTGCGATCCTGCCGATGTTCGGGGGAAGACGTTGATTATTTATTCGTTCCTGACTAACACCAAAAGCCTTCCAGCGGTTAAATCACTTCCTGGATCCTGATTGTTGCACTTTAAAGTTCAGAGCCAAAGAacgcgttttttttttgttcccactttcacacaaataaaagacttttatatttaaacagtttctaaattaataaaatactgaATTTGCATTATGGATCGCGGTTCTTTTACTCTTAAATTTCAGctatttttatgaatattgtGTTCACTTCTCACATCTGTGACGTCGACATTAAGTAACAAAAATCTCTGTCTGACAATCTTGGTTCGTCAGATCGATCTCTCTTATTAAGGATTAAGGATCTCGCGACATGGCGTATGTATGACGCGCCATTTTTGACGTGTTAAAAAG contains:
- the LOC117935179 gene encoding uncharacterized protein LOC117935179; this encodes MERYESLGLVGEGSYGTVLKCRHRDSGRLVAIKKFVDSDSDRTVKKIALREIQLLRQLRHDNLVNLLEVWKRRRRWYLVFEFVDRTLLEDLEQNPSGLDLNASRRYLFQILRAAAFCHQQQMDPERRAQCSELLEHPLFTQDSFHIRFLDELNAKIQKDHRDNSTLPKISKTPRRERNEGDDKNHRSKDKKPVVNDKVNKERETKEDEKMGKSKRKQQSKLSKTVPFTPERLMSKQSKTFSDNAAKTTLAMKSKPGKATVVDLRKERETPKSTKTRNLDFLETTTTATHLKDNNTVVPKPQQETREDHLKTTDTRDGESTGLNSSCSDGIVPNVTEKSLREIWRSSKSEPSQEFGKTNSNTKVPNLSKRSTTDHPNGTSSSKGTLNSTLDRTDTRLTQKMGKSSTIEYPEGSLTVAASKIANCDQVETSLTLKAPQQSSNDHIEVATPTTPSVTKPCETLRTLEHQGNRSMDTEQKKTSECPKDLTSSPKPAKNNTSLFTSPLKSLSRQSSAISIEAGHVISTTTPPKGSLNLKFKTSLSSDPEPKNDTTCPSRGFATDRKPTEVSIASKNQQDINEGHGCLKISSAANRIDVSDASGGEYTENPESTELCGIHQRSTSESKISTESRITPTSMPNEIPKTSTSVGTNFQKTQKASDKENREDLALSVCVSATTKSLVSQISEVPRSSSFEQKNSSESDVKSLKPPHFKTLIVEPKTRLGSFGNKSTATMTLRTKKTTFPTEARRRRDNADMYDSTNTSTIADATSSAHTATPDHQALTRSLVFFPSMDAADADESDFSAAHSSPPPPPPPSSTPVIPSYSVVCPAASNRLSGFHPGTHSVRCVDKPRPHGGIYSRPSNHITGSLPAQVTQCNLVCERSFLCDRCNHGNSGGTPETRKKSDPHFPDLRSSVLPELRGREGKHNKGASKDQRTDKPSPPSPSDTERPRQASLQVLP